A single Streptomyces sannanensis DNA region contains:
- the hemQ gene encoding hydrogen peroxide-dependent heme synthase, with product MTAPHKIPNAGKKAKDLNEVIRYTLWSVFKLRDVLPEDRAGYADEVQELFDQLAAKDVTVRGTYDLSGLRADADLMIWWHAETADQLQEAYNLFRRTELGRAMEPVWSNMALHRPAEFNRSHIPAFLADETPRDYVSVYPFVRSYDWYLLPDEDRRRMLADHGKMARGYPDVRANTVASFSLGDYEWILAFEADELHRIVDLMRHLRASEARMHVREEVPFFTGRRKSVAELVAGLA from the coding sequence ATGACTGCTCCACATAAGATCCCGAATGCCGGCAAGAAGGCCAAGGACCTCAACGAGGTCATCCGCTACACGCTGTGGTCCGTCTTCAAGCTGCGCGATGTGCTTCCCGAGGATCGGGCCGGCTACGCCGACGAGGTCCAGGAGCTGTTCGACCAGCTTGCCGCCAAGGACGTCACCGTGCGCGGCACGTACGACCTGTCCGGGCTGCGGGCCGACGCCGACCTGATGATCTGGTGGCACGCGGAGACCGCCGACCAGCTTCAGGAGGCGTACAACCTCTTCCGCCGCACCGAGCTGGGGCGCGCGATGGAGCCGGTCTGGTCGAACATGGCGCTGCACCGTCCCGCCGAGTTCAACCGCTCGCACATCCCGGCCTTCCTGGCCGACGAGACGCCGCGCGACTACGTCAGCGTGTACCCGTTCGTGCGCTCGTACGACTGGTACCTGCTGCCGGACGAGGACCGTCGCCGGATGCTCGCCGACCACGGCAAGATGGCCCGCGGCTATCCTGACGTGCGCGCCAACACCGTCGCGTCCTTCTCGCTCGGCGACTACGAGTGGATTCTGGCCTTCGAGGCCGACGAGCTGCACCGCATCGTCGACCTGATGCGCCATCTGCGTGCCTCCGAGGCCCGGATGCACGTACGGGAAGAGGTGCCGTTCTTCACCGGTCGGCGAAAGTCTGTTGCAGAATTGGTCGCCGGTCTCGCCTGA
- a CDS encoding TIGR04222 domain-containing membrane protein yields MLWVLFLLLACAIALLSCGRLCLAAVEAARPLPESASADSLSLYEAAFLSGGPYRVTDLTLVSMHRARRLLLAHTGWATVVDPEGQDELERSVIGAIGPSGQSRTAAIRSATAAADAVRALADRLTAAGLAVPEPVRSGVDSAIRTVWAAALLVVALGAGALLMPGHGPDDRGLVAAWFGLPLVLVVGCLIIARIEVYAYTRWASPAGQRLLRALSPSSGSLTAVAVHGVAAVEDPALRTALTGGRPVHRGD; encoded by the coding sequence ATGCTCTGGGTGCTCTTTCTGCTGCTGGCATGCGCCATCGCCCTGCTCTCCTGCGGCCGGCTCTGCCTCGCCGCCGTCGAAGCGGCCCGCCCGCTGCCCGAGTCGGCGTCCGCCGACTCCCTGTCGCTCTACGAGGCGGCCTTCCTGTCCGGCGGTCCGTACCGGGTCACCGATCTGACGCTGGTGTCGATGCACCGCGCCCGCCGGCTGCTGCTCGCGCACACCGGCTGGGCCACCGTCGTCGATCCCGAGGGGCAGGACGAGCTGGAACGTTCCGTGATCGGCGCGATAGGCCCCTCGGGCCAGTCCCGTACGGCGGCGATACGTTCCGCCACGGCGGCCGCCGACGCCGTGCGCGCGCTGGCCGACCGGCTGACCGCCGCGGGCCTCGCCGTGCCCGAGCCGGTCCGCTCGGGTGTGGACTCCGCGATACGGACCGTATGGGCGGCCGCCCTGCTGGTGGTGGCGCTGGGCGCGGGCGCCCTGCTGATGCCGGGTCATGGACCGGACGACCGTGGGCTGGTGGCGGCCTGGTTCGGGCTGCCGCTGGTCCTCGTCGTGGGCTGCCTGATCATCGCCCGTATCGAGGTGTACGCCTACACGCGTTGGGCCTCTCCGGCCGGTCAGCGGCTGCTCCGGGCGCTCTCCCCGAGCAGCGGCTCGCTCACCGCCGTGGCGGTGCACGGCGTGGCGGCCGTCGAGGATCCCGCACTGCGTACGGCCCTTACGGGCGGCAGGCCGGTGCACCGGGGTGACTGA
- a CDS encoding DUF4142 domain-containing protein, which produces MRTVISGTGLIVVALAATLVALVFPVWSYADRSGTGQAKLDAASVPTRWGPLSAADRDFLVRVKRAGLWELPAGQQAIERAPTRAVVEAGEHLVEGHTFLDARVREVAAQLGMELPSQPTEEQQGWLREFTEARGAEYEWKFANILRRAHGKVFALVAQIRDSTRNSLVRRLAEDANTTVLDHITMLEATGQVDFDAIAANSPGTPPPSPVSPPGGGFPLPPPATRPKEQTGPSSPTS; this is translated from the coding sequence ATGCGTACCGTCATATCCGGCACCGGTCTGATCGTCGTCGCCCTGGCGGCGACCCTCGTCGCGCTCGTCTTTCCCGTGTGGTCGTACGCCGACCGCTCGGGCACCGGACAGGCCAAGCTCGACGCCGCTTCCGTACCGACCCGTTGGGGGCCGCTGTCGGCGGCCGACCGGGACTTCCTCGTGCGCGTCAAGAGGGCGGGCCTGTGGGAGCTTCCCGCCGGCCAGCAGGCCATCGAACGCGCCCCCACACGCGCCGTGGTCGAGGCGGGCGAGCACCTCGTCGAGGGTCACACCTTCCTCGACGCGCGCGTACGGGAGGTCGCGGCACAGCTGGGCATGGAGCTGCCCAGTCAGCCGACCGAGGAACAGCAGGGCTGGCTGCGGGAGTTCACCGAGGCACGGGGCGCGGAGTACGAGTGGAAGTTCGCGAACATCCTCCGGCGGGCCCATGGCAAGGTCTTCGCCCTCGTCGCGCAGATCCGCGACAGCACGCGCAACTCCCTGGTCCGCCGGCTGGCCGAGGACGCGAACACGACCGTCCTGGACCACATCACGATGCTGGAGGCCACCGGCCAGGTGGACTTCGACGCCATCGCCGCGAACTCGCCCGGCACGCCGCCCCCTTCGCCGGTCAGCCCGCCCGGCGGCGGCTTTCCGCTGCCTCCGCCCGCCACCCGCCCCAAGGAACAGACCGGTCCCAGCAGTCCCACATCATGA
- a CDS encoding DUF692 domain-containing protein translates to MERLGIGIGWRPEIADAIERLPGIDWVETVAENVCPGHVPDSLLRLRERGITVVPHGVSLGLGGAERPDAGRLADLAARAEALGSPLVTEHIAFVRAAGPLSSPKLPAPPPSPRLEAGHLLPVPRTWDALHVLCENVRIAQDALPVPLALENIAALISWPDEELTEGRFLAELVERTGVRLLVDVANLHTNHVNRGEDPAKALSELPLEAIAYVHVAGGVERNGVWHDTHAHPVPRSVLDILAELRSRIDPPGVLLERDDDFPPEAALSAELDAIRTTLTPPGARTGTDTTARAGALAAVSGGRTVAHAPHGTATRPGAAGDDASRGQAQAGAWAAGHLPVSDAAVTVSAPGHAAAQTVTRTAPPSVPMAATPVTGGADAVASAPAAAWSAELPHGGDGTAPDDARARLALAQAALLSALVAGAPAPEGFDSARLGVQIRALAAKRASVVAKVAPELPQILGDGYRPAFLAYAKARPLTGGYRRDALDFAEHLLVAGRPEDRVARRRLTLWWEERAAPRPPGRAARIVRAARAALTGLAGLGR, encoded by the coding sequence ATGGAGCGCCTAGGGATCGGTATCGGCTGGCGACCGGAGATAGCCGACGCGATCGAGCGTCTGCCGGGCATCGACTGGGTCGAGACGGTCGCGGAGAACGTCTGCCCCGGCCATGTGCCCGACTCCCTGCTGCGGTTGCGCGAGCGCGGTATCACCGTCGTCCCGCACGGGGTGTCGCTGGGCCTCGGCGGGGCCGAGCGCCCCGACGCCGGGCGGCTCGCCGACCTCGCGGCACGTGCCGAGGCCCTCGGCTCGCCGCTCGTCACCGAGCACATCGCCTTCGTACGGGCCGCAGGGCCGCTGTCGTCCCCCAAGCTCCCGGCTCCTCCCCCATCGCCCCGCCTGGAGGCCGGGCACCTGCTGCCGGTGCCGCGCACCTGGGACGCGCTCCATGTGCTGTGCGAGAACGTGCGGATCGCCCAGGACGCCTTGCCCGTGCCGCTGGCCCTGGAGAACATCGCGGCGCTGATCTCCTGGCCGGACGAGGAACTGACCGAGGGCCGGTTCCTCGCGGAGCTGGTGGAGCGGACCGGGGTACGGCTGCTCGTCGACGTGGCGAACCTCCACACCAACCACGTCAACCGCGGCGAGGACCCGGCAAAGGCACTGAGCGAGTTGCCGTTGGAGGCCATCGCGTACGTCCATGTCGCCGGCGGCGTGGAGAGGAACGGCGTCTGGCACGACACGCACGCGCACCCCGTCCCCCGCTCCGTCCTGGACATACTGGCCGAGCTGCGCTCCCGTATCGACCCGCCGGGCGTGCTGCTGGAGCGGGACGACGACTTCCCGCCGGAGGCGGCGCTGTCGGCGGAACTGGACGCGATACGTACGACGCTCACGCCTCCCGGCGCCCGGACGGGCACGGACACGACTGCGAGGGCCGGTGCCCTCGCAGCCGTGTCCGGCGGCCGGACGGTCGCCCACGCCCCGCACGGCACGGCAACGCGGCCCGGCGCGGCGGGCGACGACGCCTCACGCGGTCAAGCCCAGGCAGGGGCGTGGGCCGCCGGGCACCTGCCGGTTTCGGACGCTGCGGTGACCGTCTCCGCGCCGGGACACGCGGCTGCGCAGACGGTCACGCGGACCGCGCCGCCGTCCGTCCCCATGGCGGCGACACCCGTGACCGGCGGAGCCGACGCCGTTGCAAGCGCTCCCGCGGCCGCGTGGTCGGCCGAGTTGCCGCACGGCGGGGACGGCACCGCGCCGGACGACGCGCGTGCGCGGCTCGCGCTCGCGCAGGCCGCGTTGTTGTCCGCCCTTGTGGCCGGCGCCCCCGCGCCCGAGGGCTTCGACAGCGCGCGGCTGGGCGTGCAGATCCGTGCCCTCGCCGCCAAGCGGGCGAGTGTCGTCGCGAAGGTGGCGCCCGAGCTGCCGCAGATCCTCGGTGACGGCTACCGGCCGGCCTTCCTCGCCTATGCCAAGGCCCGCCCCCTGACGGGCGGTTACCGGCGCGACGCGCTGGACTTCGCCGAGCATCTGCTCGTCGCGGGCCGGCCCGAGGACCGCGTGGCACGGCGCCGTCTGACGCTGTGGTGGGAAGAGCGTGCCGCGCCCCGTCCGCCGGGCCGGGCGGCACGCATCGTCCGCGCCGCCCGTGCCGCGCTCACCGGGCTCGCCGGGCTCGGGAGGTGA
- the tnpA gene encoding IS200/IS605 family transposase produces MTGKVRRFSGGVYDLGLHVVWCPKYRRPVFGGRVASRLEELIRAKADERGWEIVALEVMPDHVHLFVKHDPKSSASYVANQFKGFTSRVLREEFPHLRSKLPTLWSSWYFAASVGAVSAETVQRYIDTQWERPWKKGDGS; encoded by the coding sequence GTGACCGGGAAGGTTCGCCGGTTCTCCGGCGGCGTGTACGACCTCGGGCTGCACGTGGTGTGGTGCCCGAAGTATCGCCGTCCGGTGTTCGGTGGACGGGTCGCGTCACGCCTTGAGGAACTGATCCGGGCCAAGGCCGATGAACGGGGGTGGGAGATCGTGGCGCTCGAAGTGATGCCCGACCACGTCCACCTGTTCGTCAAGCATGACCCGAAGTCATCGGCCTCGTACGTCGCGAACCAGTTCAAGGGCTTCACGTCCCGCGTCCTGCGAGAGGAGTTCCCGCACCTGCGGTCGAAGCTGCCGACGCTGTGGTCGTCGTGGTACTTCGCGGCCTCGGTCGGCGCGGTGAGCGCCGAGACGGTGCAGCGGTACATCGACACCCAGTGGGAACGCCCCTGGAAGAAGGGGGACGGCTCTTGA
- a CDS encoding transposase, producing MIRAYKFLLRPTARQAVALGEMLRDHCSLYNGALQERRDAYRHASKTTIRYGDQSVQLKEIRAFDPERQGRWSFTSQQATLRRLDKAFQAFFRRVKNGETPGYPRFKGVGHFDTVTFPKDGDGCRWDSTPHDAQTRVRLQGVGHVRVHQHRPVHGRVKTISVRREGNRWYVVLACDDVPAEPLATTGAVVGIDMGTTHFLTTSDGEYVANPRFLGTMTGELAEAQRHLAAFPKRTRQRTRKHRAAARNVAKLHAKIRRQRADFHHKTASALIRDHDVIAHERLNTAGMTKAPTPKPDPDNAGAFLSNGAAPKAGLNRSILDAGWGQFLTILANKAESAGRRVIAVDARNTSRTCPPEIGGCGHVAKENRATQAKFECVKCGFAANADHVGATNVLNRAGLVLCDAA from the coding sequence TTGATCCGCGCGTACAAGTTCCTCCTGCGCCCCACGGCCCGTCAGGCGGTTGCGCTGGGCGAGATGCTGCGTGACCACTGCTCGCTGTACAACGGGGCGTTGCAAGAACGCCGGGACGCCTACCGGCACGCCTCGAAGACCACCATCCGGTACGGGGACCAGTCCGTACAGCTCAAGGAGATCCGGGCGTTCGACCCGGAGCGTCAGGGCCGCTGGTCGTTCACCTCCCAGCAGGCGACCCTGCGCCGCCTGGACAAGGCATTCCAGGCGTTCTTCCGGCGCGTCAAGAACGGCGAGACGCCGGGCTACCCCCGCTTCAAGGGCGTCGGGCACTTCGATACCGTCACCTTCCCCAAGGACGGCGACGGCTGCCGCTGGGACTCCACCCCGCACGATGCGCAGACCCGTGTCCGTCTCCAGGGCGTCGGGCACGTCCGCGTGCACCAGCACCGACCCGTACACGGCCGCGTGAAGACGATCAGCGTCAGGCGCGAAGGCAACCGCTGGTACGTGGTCCTCGCCTGCGACGACGTACCCGCCGAGCCGCTGGCGACGACCGGCGCCGTGGTCGGTATCGACATGGGCACCACGCACTTCCTGACCACCTCGGACGGCGAGTACGTCGCCAACCCGCGCTTCCTCGGCACGATGACCGGCGAGCTGGCCGAGGCTCAGCGGCACCTCGCGGCCTTCCCCAAGCGCACCCGGCAGCGCACCAGGAAACACCGCGCCGCCGCCCGGAATGTCGCCAAGCTGCACGCCAAGATCCGGCGGCAGCGCGCCGACTTCCACCACAAGACCGCGAGCGCGCTGATCCGCGACCACGACGTGATCGCGCACGAACGGCTCAATACCGCGGGCATGACCAAAGCACCCACACCCAAGCCCGACCCCGACAACGCGGGGGCGTTCCTTTCGAACGGCGCCGCCCCCAAGGCCGGGCTCAACCGCAGTATTCTCGACGCGGGTTGGGGACAGTTCCTGACGATCCTGGCGAACAAGGCTGAGAGCGCCGGTCGCCGAGTGATCGCAGTGGACGCCCGCAACACCTCCCGCACGTGCCCGCCCGAGATAGGCGGATGCGGGCACGTCGCCAAGGAGAACCGCGCCACCCAGGCAAAGTTCGAATGCGTCAAGTGCGGGTTCGCAGCGAACGCGGACCACGTCGGCGCGACGAACGTCCTCAACAGGGCCGGGCTGGTCCTCTGCGACGCGGCCTAG
- a CDS encoding aminoacyl-tRNA hydrolase, translating to MSSHNTPDSAESPFRHERTARDEAPQFVLPLVVRMERAAPPARTDALETAARAVLAMLSDERSLGDGEWAQAMSDWQDARIRKVVRRARGAEWRRAEALPGITVTGKSAEVRVFPPVPLDGWPKDLVKLQVSGTDLDDPEEPAAPDLSQPVLWMNPTLDMSAGKAMAQAGHGAQLAWWELSDEERVAWREAGFPLSVRTAPESRWAELTGSGLPVVRDAGFTEIAPGSCTVVADHAALRG from the coding sequence GTGAGCAGCCACAACACCCCCGACAGCGCCGAGAGCCCCTTCCGTCATGAGCGCACCGCGCGTGACGAGGCCCCGCAGTTCGTCCTCCCCCTGGTGGTCCGGATGGAGCGGGCCGCGCCCCCGGCCCGTACCGACGCACTGGAGACCGCGGCCCGGGCGGTGCTGGCGATGCTCTCCGACGAGCGTTCCCTCGGGGACGGCGAGTGGGCGCAGGCCATGAGCGACTGGCAGGACGCCCGCATCCGCAAGGTGGTGCGCCGGGCGCGCGGCGCGGAGTGGCGCCGCGCGGAAGCGCTGCCCGGCATCACGGTGACGGGCAAGTCGGCGGAGGTGCGGGTGTTCCCGCCGGTGCCCCTGGACGGCTGGCCCAAGGATCTGGTGAAGCTCCAGGTGTCGGGCACCGACCTCGACGACCCGGAAGAGCCGGCCGCACCGGACCTCTCCCAGCCCGTGCTGTGGATGAACCCCACCCTGGACATGTCCGCGGGCAAGGCGATGGCCCAGGCCGGACACGGGGCACAGCTGGCCTGGTGGGAGCTGTCGGACGAGGAGCGCGTGGCGTGGCGCGAGGCGGGCTTCCCGCTGTCGGTGCGTACGGCACCCGAAAGCCGCTGGGCGGAACTCACCGGCAGCGGGCTGCCGGTGGTGCGGGACGCCGGTTTCACGGAGATCGCCCCCGGCTCGTGCACGGTGGTCGCGGACCACGCCGCGCTGCGGGGCTGA
- a CDS encoding AIM24 family protein translates to MKSDLFDSEYLVQQATAPGMTLQNAKSVKYAVNGEMLARQGSMIAYRGNLQFERKGQGIGGMLKRAVTGEGLPLMAVRGQGEAWFAHEAANCFIVDVEHGDALTVNGRNVLCFDPTLSYEIKMLKGAGMTGGGLFNSVFTGQGKLAVICEGNPIVIPVTQHQPVYVDTDAVVGWSAQLNTSLHRSQSFGSMIRGGSGEAVQLMLQGEGFVIVRPSEATPQKASTG, encoded by the coding sequence ATGAAAAGCGATCTTTTTGACTCCGAGTATCTGGTGCAGCAGGCCACTGCCCCCGGTATGACCCTGCAGAACGCCAAGTCGGTCAAGTACGCGGTCAACGGTGAAATGCTCGCTCGCCAGGGTTCGATGATCGCCTACCGCGGCAATCTCCAGTTCGAACGCAAGGGTCAGGGCATAGGCGGCATGCTCAAGCGAGCGGTGACGGGCGAGGGCCTGCCGCTCATGGCGGTGCGCGGCCAGGGCGAGGCGTGGTTCGCGCACGAGGCCGCCAACTGCTTCATCGTCGATGTCGAACACGGCGACGCCCTCACCGTCAACGGCCGCAACGTGCTCTGTTTCGACCCCACCCTCTCGTACGAGATCAAGATGCTGAAGGGCGCCGGCATGACCGGCGGCGGTCTGTTCAACAGCGTCTTCACCGGTCAGGGCAAGCTCGCCGTCATCTGCGAGGGCAACCCCATAGTGATTCCCGTCACTCAGCACCAGCCCGTCTACGTCGACACCGACGCGGTCGTCGGCTGGAGCGCCCAGCTGAACACCTCGCTGCACCGCTCGCAGTCCTTCGGCTCGATGATCCGCGGAGGCTCGGGCGAGGCGGTCCAGCTGATGCTTCAGGGCGAGGGCTTCGTGATCGTACGGCCGAGCGAGGCCACGCCGCAGAAGGCGTCCACAGGCTGA
- a CDS encoding polysaccharide deacetylase family protein, which translates to MIIPARRLIGAAALGAVLVSCGSGDGNLPKHSTDKPSPRSAASAPASSPARPTRQPAPQKPAPQRPPTVAPGPGGLTPVFERAHGDTAKIVALTFDADMTADQGPRAERGEHFDNPDLIASLRRLEVPSTVFMTGRWAEEYPDQARSIGNDPLFEVANHSYSHYAFASPCYGLPALDEESMRSDVQRAFDAFHRAGVRNVAPYFRFPGGCYDDRALRALAPARVTAVQWDVVSGDPFEKDPDVVVRHVLDGVKPGSLVVMHCTRSAAPATDEAIQRIVPELRRRGYRFVKVSELIGH; encoded by the coding sequence GTGATCATTCCTGCGCGAAGGCTGATCGGTGCTGCTGCTCTGGGGGCCGTTCTGGTCTCCTGCGGTTCCGGTGACGGCAACCTCCCGAAACACAGCACCGACAAGCCCTCACCCCGGTCGGCGGCTTCCGCACCCGCGTCCTCCCCTGCGCGGCCCACACGGCAGCCGGCGCCTCAGAAGCCGGCGCCGCAGCGTCCGCCGACGGTCGCGCCTGGCCCGGGCGGGCTCACCCCCGTCTTCGAGCGCGCCCATGGCGACACCGCGAAAATCGTCGCGCTCACCTTCGACGCCGACATGACGGCGGACCAGGGCCCCCGGGCGGAGCGTGGCGAACACTTCGACAACCCCGATCTGATCGCCTCGCTGCGGCGCCTCGAGGTTCCGTCGACCGTGTTCATGACCGGCCGCTGGGCCGAGGAGTACCCGGACCAGGCGCGATCCATCGGCAACGACCCGCTCTTCGAGGTCGCCAACCACTCGTACAGCCACTACGCCTTCGCGTCCCCCTGCTACGGTCTGCCGGCGCTCGACGAGGAATCCATGCGGTCCGACGTGCAGCGGGCCTTCGACGCGTTCCACAGGGCCGGAGTACGCAATGTCGCGCCGTACTTCCGCTTCCCCGGCGGCTGTTACGACGACCGGGCGCTGCGTGCCCTTGCCCCGGCCCGCGTGACGGCCGTGCAGTGGGACGTGGTCAGCGGCGACCCCTTCGAGAAAGATCCGGACGTGGTCGTCCGGCATGTGCTGGACGGAGTGAAGCCCGGCTCACTGGTGGTGATGCACTGCACCCGCAGCGCTGCCCCGGCCACCGACGAGGCGATCCAGCGGATCGTCCCCGAACTGCGCAGGCGTGGCTACCGCTTCGTGAAGGTGTCCGAACTCATCGGGCACTGA
- a CDS encoding alkaline phosphatase PhoX has translation MSATRRQILARTGALGAGIAFSGAVSEIYASTAAAADGLGEGPGYGPLVPDPAGLLDLPKGFRYQVLSREGEPLRSGEGRVPSNHDGMAAFAGRRGRVHLVRNHENRASGRIPVPRVEGVTYDPMAAGGCTALELDGRNNVLGERVAIAGTAVNCAGGPTPWGTWLTCEETEDRAGTNGYTKDHGFIFEVDPVDPRRTGAVPLTAMGRFQHEAIAVDPRSGIVYETEDAFQKPFGLFYRFLPERPLGGTGSLRAGGALEAMRVPGVPDLSAVQETGASFDGVEWVPVPDPMAQQTPIRLQDFGPKGITHAQKLEGCYWGGQSVYFVSSFAVSTSGSAGDHFGQVWRYEPHKRRLTLVVVFGPSTDIQLPGESPDNICLAAGGGLMVCEDGDGAQHVYGLTRQGEVYPMARGRQNIGTPEAPEWGEFAGVTFSPDKATMYVNCYTPGTTFAVTGPWC, from the coding sequence ATGTCCGCTACACGACGTCAAATCCTTGCCCGCACCGGAGCCTTGGGTGCGGGCATCGCCTTTTCCGGGGCCGTCTCCGAGATCTACGCCAGCACCGCGGCAGCCGCCGACGGACTGGGCGAGGGACCGGGTTACGGACCGCTGGTGCCCGACCCGGCCGGTCTGCTCGATCTGCCGAAAGGTTTCCGCTACCAGGTGCTCTCCCGGGAGGGCGAGCCGCTGCGCTCCGGCGAGGGCCGAGTGCCCAGCAACCACGACGGGATGGCCGCCTTCGCCGGCCGCCGGGGCCGTGTCCATCTCGTACGCAACCACGAGAACAGAGCGAGCGGCCGGATCCCGGTCCCCAGGGTCGAAGGGGTCACCTACGACCCGATGGCCGCCGGCGGCTGTACGGCCCTCGAACTCGACGGCCGGAACAACGTCCTGGGTGAACGCGTCGCCATCGCCGGCACCGCCGTCAACTGCGCGGGCGGCCCCACCCCCTGGGGCACCTGGCTGACCTGCGAGGAGACCGAGGACCGGGCCGGCACCAACGGCTACACCAAGGACCACGGCTTCATCTTCGAGGTCGACCCCGTCGATCCCCGCCGCACCGGGGCCGTACCGCTCACCGCGATGGGCCGCTTCCAGCACGAGGCGATCGCCGTCGATCCGAGGAGCGGCATCGTGTACGAGACCGAGGACGCCTTCCAGAAGCCGTTCGGGCTCTTCTACCGCTTCCTGCCCGAACGGCCGCTCGGCGGCACGGGCTCACTGCGCGCGGGCGGCGCCCTGGAGGCGATGCGGGTGCCGGGCGTGCCCGATCTCTCCGCCGTCCAGGAGACGGGCGCGAGCTTCGACGGTGTCGAGTGGGTGCCCGTACCCGATCCGATGGCGCAGCAGACGCCCATCCGGCTCCAGGACTTCGGCCCCAAGGGGATCACCCACGCCCAGAAGCTGGAGGGCTGCTACTGGGGCGGGCAGTCGGTGTACTTCGTCTCCAGCTTCGCGGTCAGCACCTCCGGCTCCGCGGGCGACCACTTCGGCCAGGTGTGGCGGTACGAGCCGCACAAGCGGCGGCTCACCCTCGTCGTGGTCTTCGGGCCGAGCACGGACATCCAGCTGCCCGGCGAGTCGCCGGACAACATCTGCCTCGCGGCCGGCGGCGGCCTGATGGTCTGCGAGGACGGCGACGGCGCCCAGCACGTCTACGGGCTGACCCGGCAGGGCGAGGTCTATCCGATGGCACGCGGGCGCCAGAACATCGGCACGCCCGAGGCGCCGGAGTGGGGCGAGTTCGCCGGGGTCACCTTCTCTCCCGACAAGGCGACGATGTACGTGAACTGCTACACCCCGGGCACCACGTTCGCGGTCACCGGCCCCTGGTGCTGA
- a CDS encoding OsmC family protein, whose protein sequence is MATTRTAHTVWEGELLKGSGIVTFDSSGIGSQPVSWPSRAEQANGKTSPEELIAGAHSSCFSMALSHGLTGAGTPPTRLETKADVTFQPGEGITGIHLTVRGEVPGLDEEGFVAAAEDAKKNCPVSQALAGTTITLTAELA, encoded by the coding sequence ATGGCCACCACGCGCACCGCGCACACCGTCTGGGAAGGCGAGCTGCTCAAGGGCTCGGGCATCGTCACCTTCGACTCCTCCGGAATCGGGTCCCAGCCCGTCTCCTGGCCGTCCCGCGCCGAGCAGGCGAACGGCAAGACCAGCCCCGAGGAGCTCATCGCCGGAGCCCACTCCAGCTGCTTCTCGATGGCTCTCTCGCATGGTCTCACCGGTGCCGGCACCCCGCCGACCCGCCTGGAGACCAAGGCGGATGTCACCTTCCAGCCGGGTGAGGGCATCACCGGCATCCACCTGACCGTGCGCGGTGAGGTTCCCGGCCTCGACGAGGAGGGCTTCGTCGCGGCGGCCGAGGACGCCAAGAAGAACTGTCCGGTCAGCCAGGCGCTCGCGGGTACGACCATCACGCTGACCGCCGAACTCGCCTGA
- the zapE gene encoding cell division protein ZapE — MSSSTAAPGHSPITTAGPLSLCAREPHVPADRLVAEMVPPPRFDAVRFETYMPDPNQPSQSEAVSVLSAFAGGLGGAHASGAGKRRWFSKKPAAPVGPRGVYLDGGYGVGKTHLLASLWHATPAAPEHKAFGTFVELTNLVGALGFQQTVKTLGNHRLLCIDEFELDDPGDTVLVSTLLGKLVEAGVALAATSNTLPGKLGEGRFAAADFLREIQGLSAHFRPLRIDGEDYRHRGLPEAPAPFTDEQVAKAAYATPRATLDDFPALLEHLARVHPSRYGALTEDIAAVCLTDVRAVPDQSTALRLVVLADRLYDREIPVLASGLPFDRLFSEEMLKGGYRKKYFRAISRLTALARDAKGLVSH, encoded by the coding sequence GTGTCGTCCTCCACTGCCGCCCCCGGTCACAGCCCGATAACCACTGCGGGCCCGCTCTCGCTGTGCGCCCGCGAACCGCACGTCCCCGCCGACCGTCTGGTCGCCGAGATGGTGCCGCCGCCGCGCTTCGACGCGGTCCGCTTCGAGACGTACATGCCGGACCCGAACCAGCCCAGCCAGTCCGAGGCGGTCTCGGTGCTGAGCGCCTTCGCCGGCGGGCTCGGCGGGGCGCACGCGAGCGGCGCCGGCAAGCGCCGCTGGTTCTCGAAGAAGCCCGCGGCCCCGGTCGGACCTCGCGGCGTGTACCTGGACGGCGGCTACGGCGTCGGCAAGACCCACCTCCTCGCCTCGCTCTGGCACGCCACCCCGGCGGCGCCCGAGCACAAGGCCTTCGGCACCTTCGTCGAGCTGACCAATCTGGTGGGCGCGCTGGGCTTCCAGCAGACCGTGAAGACGCTGGGCAACCACCGGCTGCTGTGCATCGACGAATTCGAGCTGGACGACCCGGGCGACACGGTCCTGGTATCGACGCTGCTCGGCAAGCTGGTCGAAGCGGGTGTGGCACTGGCCGCCACCTCCAATACGCTGCCGGGCAAACTGGGCGAGGGGCGCTTCGCCGCGGCCGACTTCCTGCGCGAGATCCAGGGTCTGTCCGCCCACTTCCGTCCGCTCCGGATCGACGGCGAGGACTATCGCCACCGCGGCCTGCCCGAGGCACCCGCCCCGTTCACCGACGAGCAGGTCGCCAAGGCCGCGTACGCCACCCCGCGGGCCACCCTGGACGACTTCCCCGCCCTGCTGGAACACCTCGCCCGGGTCCATCCCAGCCGCTACGGCGCGCTGACGGAGGACATAGCCGCGGTCTGCCTCACCGATGTGCGGGCGGTGCCCGACCAGTCGACGGCGCTGCGGCTCGTGGTGCTGGCCGACCGGCTGTACGACCGCGAGATCCCGGTGCTCGCCTCCGGGCTGCCCTTCGACCGGCTGTTCAGCGAAGAGATGCTGAAGGGCGGCTATCGGAAGAAGTACTTCCGGGCGATCTCCCGGCTCACCGCGCTGGCGCGTGACGCAAAGGGCCTGGTGTCCCACTAG